The genomic window TCCGTGTGCTGCTCGTGCGAAGCGGTGCGGATGAGCGTCGAGAAGGGCGCGGTGGTGGCGGTCGGGTCCAAGGCGGGCCTCCGGGGGACCGAGGGGACGTGGAGTCCGGACGGGTGCGCACGTACCGGCAGCAGCTGGACGCGCCGCCGCGCGCCGATGGCCCGATCCTCCTGCTTAGGTTTACCTAAGTCAACCGGTTCCCGACTGCGCGTCGGTAAAACCCCGAGGTCCCACGAGAGCGCCCCCGGGCCCTACGGGAGGGTCAGGATGTCCGCGCCCGTCTCCGTCACCACCAGTGTGTGCTCGAACTGCGCCGTGCGCCTGCGGTCCTTCGTGACCACGGTCCAGCCGTCGTCCCACATCTCGTAGTCGTGGGTTCCCAGCGTCAGCATCGGCTCGATGGTGAACGTCATCCCCGGCTGCATCACGGTCGTCGCGTGCGGGCTGTCGTAGTGCGGGACGATGAGGCCGGAGTGGAACGAGGTATTGATCCCGTGCCCGGTGAAGTCCCGCACCACGCCGTAGCCGAACCGCTTGGCGTACGACTCGATGACGCGCCCGATCACATTGATCTGCCGGCCGGGGCGTACGGACTTGATGGCGCGGTTCAGGGACTCCCTGGTGCGCTCCACCAGGAGCCGTGACTCCTCGTCGACGTCCCCGCAGAGGTAGGTGGCGTTGTTGTCGCCGTGCACCCCGTTGATGTACGCCGTGACGTCGAGGTTCACGATGTCCCCGTCGCGCAGCACCGTGGAGTCGGGGATGCCGTGGCAGATGACCTCGTTGAGCGAGGTGCAGAGCGACTTCGGGAACCCGCGGTAGCCCAGGGTCGACGGGTACGCCCCGTGGTCGACCATGAACTCGTGGGCGACCCGGTCGAGTTCGTCGGTGGTGACCCCGGGGGCGATGTGCTTGGCGGCCTCCTCCATCGCCTGCGCCGCGATGCGGCCCGCGATCCGCATGCGTTCCACGGTGTCGGAGTCCTG from Streptomyces sp. NBC_01341 includes these protein-coding regions:
- the map gene encoding type I methionyl aminopeptidase, encoding MSGQSLLVPGEITPVRSVPGNIRRPEYVGKPAPTPYTGPEVQDSDTVERMRIAGRIAAQAMEEAAKHIAPGVTTDELDRVAHEFMVDHGAYPSTLGYRGFPKSLCTSLNEVICHGIPDSTVLRDGDIVNLDVTAYINGVHGDNNATYLCGDVDEESRLLVERTRESLNRAIKSVRPGRQINVIGRVIESYAKRFGYGVVRDFTGHGINTSFHSGLIVPHYDSPHATTVMQPGMTFTIEPMLTLGTHDYEMWDDGWTVVTKDRRRTAQFEHTLVVTETGADILTLP